ATTataccaaaaaaaacccaaagaaacaaaaaaaattttttttatagggaAGGATAAAAACATTGCTGTAAACCCAAATATACAAATGAATCACCAAGGAGCcctttggctttttattttaacaattcaTGTTCATGGTaaacactttatttataaaaaaaaaatctgatagtACAATTCAACcatttttataacttttatttAGCTATTACTGGTTTGTTCTCAGTGGAGTATTTCAGTTATGTAATTTCAAATTGAGCCAAACATTTAGATAAATTCAAAACTGTTATCTTAAACTAATTCACTtgtatattgatttaaaatcaatacacTGTGCTTGCTCAGGAGTCAGGACAGATTACACCATTCCAATTGGATGGAGCTGGACTCAATTGAATACATTCACACATATGTATATTGTCTTGGTATGGCTAACCTTCATTTCTCTCCTCTCTAGGGCAAATCTCAATCTCACTAGATTATCCTGCATCTTTTCACTGCTCTTGCCGCAGATCACAATGTCAAATGCAAACATCATAATGCACGGATATTCCCATCCAACCTCATTTGTCAACCTGTTACAACAGCAAATAAGAAGGGGCTCAGAGACCATCCTTGATGCAATCCCacttcctccttcttcttcttctttaactGCCGACTTGCAACCAGATGGAGCATTATCACCACCTCCTATATCTTAATTACATGTTCTTAAATCCTCATGTTTAACCCAGTTTGTTGTAGAAAAGTTGACATGTGTTTAAGCATCATTTTTCCAGAGTTATTTGAGAAAGCACTTCCACCTTGAACTCCTCAGTCACTGTCACTCTAACATACTTCTCTGCTACTTCAGACGTCCTTATACCAcagcttttctcttttctctagATCTGCAAAAACGAACGCAGCTCCTCCTGACCTTTGTTCTTCTCCATCAACATCCTCAAAGCACATGCTACCTCTGTAGCACTTTTCTAAACAGAAAACCATACTGCTGCTCACAGTTGCTCATTTCTGACCTCAGTCTAGCATCCACTACTCTTGCCCACAACTTCATTATACGACTCAACTTGTTTTCCTCTGTAGTTGCCAGAATTCTGCACATTTCCCTTGTTCTTGAAAATATGTACTGGCACACTTGTCCTCCATCCCTCAGGTCTCGCTCTCTAAGATCTTATTATACAGCCTAGTCAGAAACCCTACTGCTGTCTCTCCTAGACACTTCCATATTTCCACAGGTATGTCATCAGGACTTACCACCGTTCAATTCTTCATATTTTGCAAAGCCTTCTCTACTTCATCCTGAATAATCTTTGTTACTTCCTCATCCACAGCggttgctcctttttttttaaaattctctATGACTCTCCCCTTTCATCGACTTTTCAAAGTAATCCTTCTATATTTCTTTCACACTTGTTGTCTGTACATTTCCATCTTCATACTTAATCCCCCTAACCTGCTGAACATCCCTCCCATCTTTGTCTCTCTGCCTCACCAGCCTGTATGAATTCTTCTCTCCCTCCTAACTGTCCAACCTGTCATACAAGTCACTCTGCGCCTTTTGTTTGGCTTTAGCATTCCTACCTTCATTTTTCGCTGAATCTCCCTGTATTCCCTGCAACTCTATTCAGTGTCCCACTTCCTCTTAGCTGATCTTCTTCTCTGAACACACTCTGTACTTACTTATTTTACCACCAAGTCTCCCTTTCAACTTTCCTTCTAGAAGAGGCAGGAACACAGGGCAATTTACAAAAGTGGAGATAGGAACACACAGGTGAATTATATGTTGTGTAGATGACGTAACCTGAAGGAACTCAGTGACTGCAAGGTATTGGTAGGTGAGAGTGTTGCCAGGCAGCACATGATGGTGCTGTGTAGAATGACTGTGATGGTGAGGAAGATGAACAGGATCATCTCTGTTCCCAACTTCCATTAGTCTATGGAAAACTGCACCAATCGCCTCTCTATCTTTGCTCTCTGAGGATATTCTGCATTCCTTTATCTAACTTACTCAATACTCATTGAGTCATTCTCCTCTAGCTCACACCCTACCTCTTGAACATTGCTGACAAACTCTTTCAAGATACAGTAAGTCCTTTATCAGGAGTGGGCGTGTCTAGgagtacaacaaaaaaaaagtggttaaGCAAAGTTAAtgcatttcattattatttaatataataaGAGTATTTTTTCCAACTAAATTACATTGGTTTAGGTAGGCTTTTTCTTTGGTAAATAAAATCATcgtaaattaaattttttagtTCCGCAAGTTACCTTTGTCACAAATTGTTTAATGGTCAGAAACGTTAAAGTcacaaaaaagcacaatgaAAGGAAATTCGTAAGAACGCGAAAggtttttcacagcactgtactTATATAGACAGAGCTCAACAATGACCCTTAAGAGAATATTTACCAACTACTCTAACTTTAATATTCTGAAGCGAAGAATTATAGTTATTTTAAGGGTAGGATTAAATTGTGAGTCGAAATAATTAATTGGAAACAAATAGttgtgatttattattattgttgttgttatcatTGTAATTATTATGTGTTTACATATGtgttaattttacatttttatttatttcaaattataGAATAGAATTATAGCTACTTTATGGATTGGattttgaaaactttaaaattcTACATTTGAtaatcaaattccttgtattTATCAATATCATTACAACAGCAAAttatatgattattattattattattattattattattattattattattattagtagtagtagtagtagtagtagtagtagtagtagtggtggtggtggtagtagtagtagtagtattttaAGGATTTGGTTAAGAAATTCATGTAAATAATATTCAAACagtttttgtggttttatttaactgtttgtgtattgtttgttttaaagttgGACTGATACATTGGCGGAAAtaatactttaaaaatgaattCCCTCCacgtttgattttttttatttatggattcctttttttatttatggaaCATATATGAAAAGCGGATGTGCGTGTGCTTACACCGGAAGTCGCCCGTATGCCAGCTTCCTTTCCAGGAGTTGTAGTTTTTCGAAGCAGATCTAACGTTAGCTTGCACTACTGAGCCTCGCGAGGCTAAAGGAGTTGGCTAACAGGTTTTTCGGAGCTGTAGAAAACGTCGCGCTTTCCTGCTGACATCCAACAAGAGTCTAGCTTCTCACCAGGTACCGGGACACATTAGTTTCACCGTCCAGTTTTTCTCTCGCGGTGCATGTAGACCAAACAAACCTAAACTAACAGTTAGCTGGGGTTAGCTAGATTATTAGCCAAGTAGGTAACTGTAGTTTACactgtcctaaaaaaaaaatgttccaccCTGGTATACGATTTAAAGTGCCGTCGTTGTTATAACGGTggtatatttaatatttcagtcACGTAGAGTTGTTTTCAGTCTATGGCAGTGGACTTGTGAATCACCATTCCAGGGTGGAAACATTTACTCAGAGCTTTTTGGAACTGCccacagaatgttttttttacagcttgaTTAAGATCTGTTTGGAAGTACTTAATAAAACCGATTAAAGtgtgttcttgttttattttagatcaTGGCAGACTTCTCGGTAAGTTTAATGGATCGTATGAATTTAATCCATGTCACGGTGGTTTGGATTCCCTGTAGCTTGCAGTAGAGCTGACTTGTTTTGGTTGTGGGTGGAGCAGGTCAATGGTGCTTTCTCTTTCTGCGTAGCTCACCGATGCTTTGGGAGACGACACGCAGGGCCAGGCTAAGAAGATAGGCCACACCAACCCCGCTGTCCCTGCCAGCAATCAGCCTTCTTCAAACCCGGGGTGGCCTGGTTCCGCCCCAGGAGCTCCCACCCAGCCCTCAGCACCAGCTGACTACAGCAGCGGATTATCTGGCCCCGGAGCGCCGGGGCCATTCCAATACCCCTCAGGTCCCGGAGCGCCAGGACAATACCCGGGACCTCCCTCCGCACCCGGTGGCTTCCCTGCTGGTCCCGGAATACCTGGACAATATCCTCCTGCGCCAGGCGCCCCGGGCCAGTTCCCCTCCGGCCCGGGGGCGCCTGGACAGTTCCCCGGGCAGTATCCGTCTGAAGGGACCCCTGGTCAGCTTCCCGGAGGTCCTGCTCCTTACCCAAGCGGACCGTTTCCCTCTGGCCCCGGTGCTCCCGCCGGCCCTTATCCGAATGTGCCTTTCCCCGGTGGGCAGCCAGGAGGAGGCAATGGGATGTACGGACCAGGAGGTCAAGGTGGGTTTCCCCCTCCCGCTGGTCCAGGAGCTTTCCCCGCGTTCCCCGGAGGCGGATTCCCCCCAGTGCCACCTGGGTCATGGGGATCACCAGGAGGAGGCTTCCCGGCTGCCCCGGCTCCGTTTGGTTCCGGGCCCATGGGTCCGTATGGCGGTCCTGCTGGTCCAGGAGGCACGTTGGTGAGTACGAGCATTTCGTTGGAATTAACGTGGGGCTTGCTTGCTAGATTTCCCTGTCCTCCGTCTGATCCGGTGTTTGGGCGAGAGCCTCCAGATGGTGTTCTTTTGGAGCTTTCTTTAGTGGACTAAAGGTTACTGCTCTGCTGGTGGGGTCTGCCTGAGGGGTGCGTCGGGTCTGTGCTCGGGTGTGCTGCAAATCTAAAAAACGACTTCGATTGTTTGTTCAGTAGGAGTCAACAGACGTGTATTTGTGTCTTTCAGCCCAGATATTATCCACCCTATTAATGAAAGCAATGAGCTCAGCTTTTCAGTCGGACCAGGACGCCACATCCAGCCTCGCCGTGCGGTTCGCTCGGGGCCCAAAGACTGAATACAGATACACGTCAACGAGCTGCGTTTCAAACGCAGCGTTAAATCCACAGGATTTAATTCTACAAGTGCAATATGATATAATTTACTTTGACTTACTTTGACTTGCCAATCATGTTTACCAGATCGATGCAACTTTAATCTTTCCATGTAATCTATCACCACTTGTCAGATTCAGCTCTGACTTGCTTCTCAcatgttgattaaaaaaaaacaaaaaaaaaaacgttggcTATTTATTGTGAAAATGTGCTGTTTGTCGCCGGTCAGTGTGAAACGCGCCAGGGCGTTGAAATAAAAGGAGATTATGACTCACCGAGGTATTGCACTGGGAATGTGGGCAGAGTCCAAATTTGAGCTGCTATTGCTTTGTTTCACCGAATTCCCACGAAGCATTAGCGATTCGAAATATGAACAAACCCGGATCGGATCGCACCTTGAAGATATTGTCAAGCGGGGTAAACACCATTTCTCTTTGTACGATgtcatttaaaagtaaaaaaagtaaaaaaaaaaaagtgtacaagcaCCATTAAAAGCTGTTTGTTTCCTCGTCAGTGGAGGAGAACAAATGCTGCCCGTATTTATTCTGTATATGTTTCTTTCAGATGGTGCCGTACGACCTCCCCCTTCATGCCGGGATCATGCCCCGCCTTTTAATCACAATAATCGGAGAGCCTCTTCCCTGTGCAGACAGGTACTTATTTCCCCAAAACACTCCTTAGGGGTCTGGGTTTAAATCCTTCACCGGGCTTCGGGGAGAAATCAAAACGGCTGAATGGCTCAACCTCCAAACCGCCACAGTTTGGATcagacatctgcaaaaagcGTTCACACCTCTTgaaattcttcacattttgtcacaaacgTCAGTGCGTGTCGGTGGCATTTTGCTCAAGGTAGTGCAAAACTGTGAAGTGGACACAGGTGTGTTTCTcaaggttatatatatatatataaaaaaaaaaagcatctgaagATGGTGCTGTCGAATTGTATCCATCCCCGGTTTGTCTTCTACCTTTAAAGTTATATATGTGGGAACAGTGTTTTACAATTGAAAAAGTTGGAAAATATAAGTTTTACTCGTTTTGCTGCTGAAGGTTTGTCACTGTaataattcttcttttttttttttttcctgcaggttCCAGGTTGACCTGATTAAAGGTTCAGACGTCGTCTTTCACTTCAACCCTCGCTTTAACGAGCAAACCATTGTCCGAAACTCCAACATCGGCGGTTACTGGGGCCCGGAGGAGCGAGAGGGGCCCTTCCCCTTTGTTCAGGGGCGCCGTTTTGAGGTCAGATATTCTTTAACTGCGCTCTGTCGTTTTAAAGAATGTAAAACGTCCTAACGATACTGTGTtcgtatgttttcttttttcaaaatgctTTATTGTCAACTGGTAAAAGTCAATTTACGATCTTGCATTTTGAGACGACTTGCAGGAGCAGAGACCACAAAAGCTTTCTCGTCGTTGCTGTGCATATAAAATCCTCGCTTCACGTTCATGTCCAACTGTCCGTTTGTTTGTTCTAcgttgaataaaaatatatattcgcCTGTGCCGCCGCTCTTTCAGTTGAAGATCCTGGTGGAAGAGGACATGTACAAAGTGGCCGTGGACGACACCCACCTGCTGGAATACGAGCACAGAGTGGGCGGCCTGGAGGAGGTGACCCTGGTGCGGGTGACCGGCGACGTGGTTCTCTACAGCGCGGCCCCGAGCATGATCTGAGGCCGGAACCGCCCCCGTCGTCCCGTGGGTCCAACTCAAATTATCAACCCGAGTATCCGACGCCTGCCTCCGTGCATCTGGCAACCCCCTCAGAAACACGAAGGCAGCTGATGGAGCTGTCAGTACAGCCAGCAAAGTGCAATTGTCCCTCGCGTGGCACATTTACCGCAAAAAGCGTGACGCAGATTGAATTAAGTCAGCACTtgataatctgtttttttttgtttgtttttttctgctgaatgAAATCTCAtttcaaaattacattttcgATTTACATTTAGCAAAATTGTATTAACTTTTTGTATTCCTTTTTCTGCCCAATTCTAATCAAGGAGACGATTGGGTAAAGTAAATGTGTGACAAATgaaataaaggaataattaatttattattaaaaaaaaagaagattgttggcaaagagggaaagaagaagCGTCCCATAGAGTTCCTATAGTTTTTGCTGGGGAGCAGTGTTTTTGTTtacatgtgttttatttctttcttttttttttttgtcataacaCGATAAGCCTTTGTAGTGCATGAAagtgtgatgctgaaaactcaCTTTTGTTTCAATGCTGAACCATGACCCTCTGGAGTCACATATAATAGATTAATCCTAAAGTTTCTCCaaatgtaagtatttatacACAGCGTTTTGTTCCTCTTCTCTTCAGCTGTTCTCCTGAGCTACAAGGCTGCGTCAAGGGTTGTTGAAATgttatttctgtttaaacatAACAGCCAAAATGGCACTAATCATTAAATCAAATTGTGGAAGGGTTTGGATTTTCTGACTTGGTGCCAAAGAGAAGTGGTACATATTatgaatttctaaataaaaagacaaaactttcaacttgttacagttttttttattcattgaaaTTGAAAATTGGGAGAATATTAAATATGCCATTATTTTTAAGCAGGGCACATTTGgaaatgtgtcaaaaaaaaCCAGCAGATCCCGGTGTGTGAAAGCTGAAGGCTTGTGATAGCCACAATGCTATAGTTAGAATGTTATAGTTGACTTCTTCTGCATTTCAGTGgtcagaaaaaaagattttaatagAGGATTTCCTTCCACAGTGGCATTTTCTACATTTGGTTTAAGCCtaatatttatattcatatgTTTCTATAATTTGTTTATGTGATTCATAAAGTGTTGAGACTGTCAAAAAAGCAAATCAAACAAATTTAGATGTGTAGCAACCCTTAAAATcacttcatatttttatttatgtcttgCTGAATGGTTAAGAAAAATCAagcatttaattttgattagaTTTATTCAATGAGTAAGATAATgcattaagaaataatttaaaagaaatagtGGATACGCAGTTACTATAGAACAAACATGGAAAAAGCACATCTTGCCCAAATTTAGGTGGAGAATGTGGCACAGTGGGCCCATTTCTTGGGATTGTATCCAGTACTGAAATGTTATGCTACTGtaataaaagattaattatttttccac
This Fundulus heteroclitus isolate FHET01 chromosome 19, MU-UCD_Fhet_4.1, whole genome shotgun sequence DNA region includes the following protein-coding sequences:
- the LOC118556599 gene encoding galectin-3-like, with translation MADFSLTDALGDDTQGQAKKIGHTNPAVPASNQPSSNPGWPGSAPGAPTQPSAPADYSSGLSGPGAPGPFQYPSGPGAPGQYPGPPSAPGGFPAGPGIPGQYPPAPGAPGQFPSGPGAPGQFPGQYPSEGTPGQLPGGPAPYPSGPFPSGPGAPAGPYPNVPFPGGQPGGGNGMYGPGGQGGFPPPAGPGAFPAFPGGGFPPVPPGSWGSPGGGFPAAPAPFGSGPMGPYGGPAGPGGTLMVPYDLPLHAGIMPRLLITIIGEPLPCADRFQVDLIKGSDVVFHFNPRFNEQTIVRNSNIGGYWGPEEREGPFPFVQGRRFELKILVEEDMYKVAVDDTHLLEYEHRVGGLEEVTLVRVTGDVVLYSAAPSMI